The following proteins come from a genomic window of Nitrospira sp.:
- a CDS encoding ISSpo8, transposase, whose translation MSQPKLPTTLQEAIKYFADPQRCQDLLSAMRWPHGPECPKCRSPRHGYLKSRNVYQCKDCRKQYTAKLGTIFEDSALSLDKWFCALWMITSAKNGVSSYEIHRALKVTQKTAWFMMHRLRLALQKGSIDRKLMGDVEADETYIGGQARNMHVDKQIKMKRAEGFFRKAVVIGMLERKGEVRTAVLNRASAKLIEKAIKENVVPGSNLYSDEAHAYVKVGKEYAHQVINHAEAYVKGNVHTNSIENYWSLLKRGIKGTYVSVEPFHLFRYLDEQSFRFNTRKDNDQGRFMTALSQISGKRVEYKTLIGQTWD comes from the coding sequence ATGAGTCAGCCCAAGCTCCCAACCACCCTTCAAGAAGCTATCAAGTACTTCGCTGATCCGCAACGCTGTCAGGACTTACTCTCGGCGATGCGCTGGCCCCATGGCCCTGAGTGTCCGAAGTGTCGTTCACCTCGTCATGGCTATCTGAAATCGCGCAATGTGTATCAGTGTAAGGATTGCCGCAAGCAATACACTGCGAAGCTCGGGACTATTTTTGAGGATAGCGCGTTATCGCTGGATAAGTGGTTCTGTGCGCTCTGGATGATTACTAGTGCTAAGAATGGCGTGAGTTCCTATGAAATCCATCGAGCCTTGAAGGTCACTCAAAAAACTGCTTGGTTCATGATGCATCGGCTCCGGCTTGCCTTACAGAAGGGTTCGATTGACCGAAAGCTTATGGGGGATGTTGAGGCAGACGAGACTTATATTGGGGGCCAAGCCCGGAACATGCACGTGGATAAGCAAATCAAGATGAAACGAGCTGAAGGGTTCTTTCGAAAAGCCGTGGTGATTGGTATGTTAGAACGAAAAGGAGAAGTCAGAACCGCTGTTCTCAATCGTGCATCGGCCAAGCTCATCGAGAAGGCTATCAAAGAAAACGTGGTACCTGGAAGCAACCTCTATAGCGATGAAGCGCATGCCTATGTCAAAGTCGGGAAAGAATATGCCCATCAAGTAATTAATCATGCGGAAGCCTATGTGAAAGGCAATGTTCACACTAACAGCATTGAGAACTATTGGAGCTTGCTCAAGCGGGGCATCAAGGGAACCTATGTCAGTGTTGAGCCGTTCCATTTGTTCCGGTATTTGGATGAACAATCCTTCCGGTTCAATACTCGGAAGGACAACGATCAGGGCCGGTTTATGACTGCGCTTTCACAGATTTCAGGGAAGCGCGTTGAATATAAGACCCTGATCGGTCAAACGTGGGACTAG
- a CDS encoding Transposase yields MMRATVLQEVRRMRFEELYARRHRGELTMAEAAELLGVTERTFRRWSVRYETEGVEGLEDRRLGRASARAVPVDEALRMVTLYETQYRGWTVKHFHERWHQEHGGTRSYTWTKNRLQRAGHVTRASRRGAHRKKRPRKPLPGMMLHQDGSRHEWVPGCQWDLIVTLDDATSEMYSAFFVEEEGTMSSFRGLREVIEKQGLFSSLYTDRGSHYWYTEKTGGKVDKTRLTQVHRALRQLGITLIAAYSPEARGRSERVFRTLQDRLPKELALARITTIAAANRYLTEQFLPAYNRRFAVPAVEAGTAFVPWIGSNLAEILCVQDERVVANDNTVRYQGQHLQIPPDQHRFHYVKTTVRVHAYPDSTLAVFHGPRCLARYQPDGRVIESKDAPSSRRGPTRRSGGRPIVDPRPIVRENISAHG; encoded by the coding sequence ATGATGCGGGCGACAGTGCTACAGGAGGTGAGACGGATGCGATTTGAAGAGTTGTATGCGCGGCGACACCGAGGGGAACTGACCATGGCGGAGGCGGCGGAGCTGTTAGGCGTCACGGAACGGACGTTTCGCCGCTGGAGCGTCCGCTACGAAACCGAGGGTGTGGAGGGATTAGAAGATCGGCGGCTGGGCCGGGCCTCGGCTCGGGCGGTGCCGGTAGATGAAGCGCTTCGGATGGTGACGTTGTATGAGACACAGTACCGGGGCTGGACCGTGAAGCATTTTCATGAGCGCTGGCACCAAGAGCATGGGGGGACGCGCTCCTACACGTGGACGAAGAACCGGCTGCAACGGGCAGGACACGTGACTCGGGCCTCCCGGCGCGGAGCGCATCGCAAGAAGCGGCCCCGCAAACCCTTGCCGGGGATGATGCTGCACCAAGACGGATCCCGGCATGAATGGGTACCGGGATGCCAATGGGATCTGATTGTGACTCTGGATGATGCGACCAGCGAGATGTACTCGGCCTTCTTCGTCGAAGAAGAAGGGACGATGAGCAGTTTCCGGGGTCTGCGGGAGGTCATTGAAAAACAGGGCCTGTTCAGTTCCCTCTATACCGATCGCGGCTCGCACTACTGGTATACGGAGAAGACGGGAGGCAAGGTCGATAAGACGCGGCTCACGCAGGTGCATCGGGCGCTCCGGCAATTGGGGATCACGCTCATTGCCGCCTATTCGCCGGAAGCGCGGGGCCGTTCCGAACGGGTCTTCCGCACCCTGCAAGATCGATTGCCCAAAGAGCTGGCCCTGGCCAGGATCACCACCATCGCAGCGGCCAACCGATATCTCACCGAGCAATTTCTTCCGGCCTACAATCGGCGGTTTGCCGTGCCGGCCGTCGAAGCGGGGACGGCCTTCGTCCCCTGGATTGGTTCGAACCTGGCCGAGATTCTCTGTGTGCAGGATGAGCGGGTGGTGGCCAATGACAACACGGTGCGCTATCAGGGCCAGCATCTGCAGATTCCGCCCGATCAACACCGGTTCCATTATGTGAAGACCACCGTGCGGGTCCATGCGTATCCCGATAGTACCTTGGCCGTGTTCCATGGCCCGCGATGCTTGGCGCGGTATCAGCCGGATGGGCGGGTGATCGAATCCAAAGACGCCCCTTCAAGCCGTCGCGGCCCGACCCGCCGATCGGGCGGCCGACCGATCGTTGATCCTAGGCCAATTGTGCGCGAAAACATTTCGGCGCACGGCTGA
- a CDS encoding Two-component transcriptional response regulator, LuxR family, which yields MRLLIVEAQRLFRQSLRVLLERERDIAAVVEATDGREAYRLAMEHKPNIVLLDVDMPDLDVESATSLIHQHLPTTRVLLLARYDEDSRIIAAMQAGAFGYILKDTDCTDFLRILRATVRGEHILSPVTPERFVRTVPGAVRHTHENNNILLSSLTDREREILTCAAAGRSNKEIADQLCVSIDTVKTHLHHIYQKLLVNGRVEAILTYLKAQ from the coding sequence ATGAGACTGCTCATTGTCGAAGCCCAACGCCTGTTCAGACAAAGTCTGCGGGTGCTTTTGGAACGGGAACGAGATATCGCAGCCGTGGTGGAAGCAACCGACGGCCGCGAGGCGTATCGATTAGCGATGGAACACAAGCCGAATATCGTTCTCCTGGACGTCGATATGCCGGATCTCGATGTGGAATCGGCAACCTCACTGATTCACCAGCATCTACCCACGACGCGCGTGTTGCTGTTGGCCCGGTACGATGAGGACAGCAGAATCATCGCAGCCATGCAGGCCGGCGCCTTCGGTTACATCCTGAAGGACACCGATTGTACAGACTTCCTGCGCATCCTCAGAGCCACAGTGAGAGGAGAACACATCTTGTCGCCGGTCACACCTGAACGTTTTGTCCGCACTGTTCCTGGTGCGGTACGACACACTCATGAGAACAACAATATTCTGCTTTCCAGTCTGACCGACCGTGAACGAGAGATATTGACTTGCGCGGCCGCCGGCCGGAGCAACAAGGAAATTGCAGACCAGTTGTGCGTTTCCATCGATACCGTGAAGACCCATCTGCATCATATCTATCAAAAACTTTTAGTCAATGGGCGTGTCGAAGCCATTCTCACCTATCTCAAGGCTCAGTGA